The following coding sequences lie in one Bacteroidales bacterium genomic window:
- a CDS encoding HD domain-containing protein, which yields MTHNKRKIINDPVHGFITVPNELLFDIMEHHYFQRLRYIKQLGLTYLVYPGANHTRFQHALGSMHLMTQAVEMLKVKEIDLTNEEIQGLYLAILLHDIGHGPFSHALEHTLVENVSHEMLSLIFFSRLNKIFHGQLDMAIQIFSNTYPKNFLHQLVAGQMDMDRLDYLMRDSFFTGVSEGVIGTDRIIKMLNVFNDELVVDVKGIYSIEKFIVARRLMYWQVYLHKTVISAEQLLINILKRAKYLCERNEKIFTTPAMEIFLKNTYCLNDFESNPDLLDKFAELDDHDVFFLIKMWTKADDKVLSLLSRKLVNRSLLQIEIGDTPFDECYISEIKNKTIKKYGVSDEEAAYFVFTDEIVNNAYNPYFDNINILFKDNKVLDISKSSEQLNIELLSKTIRKHYLCYPKNL from the coding sequence GTGACTCATAACAAAAGAAAAATTATTAACGACCCGGTACACGGTTTTATTACTGTTCCCAACGAGTTGCTCTTTGACATTATGGAACACCACTATTTTCAGAGGCTGCGTTATATAAAACAGCTCGGGCTCACCTATCTTGTATATCCGGGTGCCAACCATACACGGTTTCAGCATGCGCTTGGCTCCATGCATCTAATGACACAGGCTGTGGAAATGCTGAAAGTCAAGGAAATAGATTTAACAAACGAGGAAATTCAGGGACTGTACCTTGCCATATTACTGCACGACATCGGCCACGGGCCTTTTTCGCATGCCCTGGAACATACGCTGGTTGAAAATGTCAGCCACGAAATGCTTTCTCTCATTTTTTTTAGCCGCCTGAATAAAATTTTTCACGGGCAGCTTGATATGGCGATACAGATTTTCTCCAACACATATCCTAAAAATTTTCTTCATCAACTTGTTGCCGGCCAGATGGATATGGACCGTCTCGACTACCTGATGCGCGACAGCTTTTTTACCGGAGTATCCGAAGGTGTGATTGGCACCGACCGTATCATAAAAATGCTCAATGTTTTTAACGATGAACTGGTGGTAGATGTCAAAGGCATCTATTCCATTGAAAAATTTATTGTGGCCCGTCGCCTTATGTATTGGCAGGTTTACCTGCATAAAACAGTAATTTCGGCAGAACAGCTTCTGATAAATATTCTGAAACGCGCCAAATATCTTTGTGAACGGAATGAAAAAATTTTTACAACCCCGGCAATGGAAATTTTTTTAAAAAATACCTATTGCCTGAATGATTTCGAATCAAACCCTGACTTGCTTGACAAGTTTGCAGAACTTGATGACCATGATGTATTTTTTCTAATAAAAATGTGGACAAAAGCAGATGACAAAGTACTATCATTATTAAGTCGTAAATTGGTGAACCGCAGTTTGTTACAAATTGAAATAGGCGATACTCCTTTTGACGAATGTTATATTTCGGAAATTAAAAACAAAACCATAAAAAAGTATGGTGTCAGCGATGAGGAAGCCGCTTATTTTGTTTTTACTGACGAAATTGTCAATAATGCTTATAACCCATATTTTGACAATATTAATATACTTTTCAAAGACAATAAAGTGCTTGACATCTCAAAAAGTTCAGAACAGCTTAATATAGAGTTGTTGTCGAAAACTATCAGGAAACATTATTTGTGTTATCCGAAAAATTTGTAA